A single region of the Enterobacter cloacae complex sp. R_G8 genome encodes:
- a CDS encoding outer membrane lipoprotein carrier protein LolA: protein MKWLPLLALIFSPLVSAVTLDELQQRFAEQPVVRAHFEQVRTIKDMPQPLRSQGEMVIARDSGLLWDQKAPFPMTLLLDDKRMVQTINGQPPQTITADNNPQMFQFNHLLRALFQADRKVLEDNFRIDFKDLGEGRWSLVLTPTTTPLNTLFTTLDLGGATYLESVRLNDKQGDRTDITLSRHRLTPASLTDDERQRFAAP from the coding sequence ATGAAATGGTTGCCTTTGCTGGCACTGATATTCAGCCCGCTGGTCAGCGCCGTGACGCTGGATGAACTGCAACAGCGGTTCGCAGAGCAACCTGTGGTGCGCGCGCACTTCGAACAGGTTCGCACGATTAAAGACATGCCGCAGCCACTGCGCTCGCAGGGCGAGATGGTGATCGCCCGTGACAGCGGCCTGCTGTGGGATCAAAAGGCCCCGTTTCCCATGACGCTGCTGCTGGATGACAAACGGATGGTGCAGACCATCAACGGCCAGCCGCCGCAGACCATTACCGCCGACAATAATCCACAGATGTTCCAGTTCAACCACCTGCTGCGGGCGTTGTTCCAGGCCGACCGCAAGGTGCTGGAAGACAATTTCCGCATCGATTTTAAAGACCTGGGGGAAGGCCGCTGGTCGCTGGTGCTCACCCCTACAACAACGCCGCTGAATACCCTTTTCACCACCCTCGATTTGGGCGGTGCGACGTATCTGGAGTCTGTTCGTCTCAACGACAAACAGGGCGACCGCACGGATATCACCCTCTCCCGCCACCGACTGACACCCGCCAGCCTGACCGATGACGAACGCCAACGCTTTGCCGCACCGTAA
- a CDS encoding thioesterase family protein has product MLTDPRFTTEVEITVPFHDVDMMGVVWHGNYFRYFEIAREALLNQFDYGYRQMKASGYVWPVVDTRVKYRDAVTFEQRIRVRAQIEEYENRLRIAYQIFDAQTGKRTTTGYTIQVAVDEATREMCFVSPGILFERMGVTP; this is encoded by the coding sequence GTGTTGACCGATCCCCGCTTTACGACGGAAGTTGAAATCACCGTCCCGTTCCACGACGTCGACATGATGGGCGTGGTCTGGCACGGCAACTATTTCCGCTACTTTGAAATAGCCCGCGAAGCGCTGCTCAATCAGTTTGACTACGGCTATCGCCAGATGAAAGCCTCCGGCTATGTCTGGCCGGTGGTCGATACGCGGGTGAAATACCGCGATGCGGTGACGTTTGAGCAACGCATCCGGGTCCGGGCGCAGATCGAAGAGTATGAAAACCGCCTGCGCATTGCCTATCAAATCTTCGACGCGCAGACCGGTAAACGCACCACCACCGGTTACACCATCCAGGTGGCGGTCGACGAGGCCACCCGCGAAATGTGCTTTGTCAGCCCGGGGATCTTGTTTGAACGTATGGGAGTCACGCCATGA
- a CDS encoding glycosyltransferase has protein sequence MSVTFRPCVLIPCYNHGAMMAAVLARLAPFDLPCLVVDDGSEENTRHTLAQLAEQHPQVTLLRLAKNSGKGAAVMAGLKACAERGFTHAIQVDADGQHAIEDLPRFLALAQRHPEALISGQPVYDDSIPRSRLYGRWITHVWVWTETLSLQLKDSMCGFRVYPIAPVMQLAARTPLGKRMDFDTEVMVRLYWQGTPSYFLPTRVTYPADGVSHFDALKDNVRISLMHTRLFLGMLPRIPSLLMRRRPQHWAQQQEVKGLWGMRLMLRVWQLLGRKAFTLLLWPVTAVYWLTARPARQASRQWLRRVKQVMAQRQIPPPPRLNSFFHFLRFGHAMLNKVASWRGEMKLHRDLVFAPGAREALGLDDPQGKLLLASHLGDVEACRALAQREGGKTINALVFSDNAQRFKQIMEEMAPQAGIHLMPVTDIGPETAILIKEKLDRGEWVAIVGDRIAVTPQRGGSWRVIWSEFMGQPAPFPQGPFILASILRCPVVLIFALSHQGRLTLHCEPFADPLLLPRGERQQALQHTVDRYAQRLEHYALLSPLDWFNFFDFWQLPEISEKE, from the coding sequence ATGTCAGTAACGTTCCGCCCCTGCGTGTTGATCCCCTGCTACAACCACGGTGCGATGATGGCCGCGGTACTCGCACGTCTGGCACCGTTTGACCTCCCGTGCCTGGTGGTTGACGATGGCAGCGAAGAGAACACGCGCCACACCCTGGCGCAGTTAGCAGAGCAGCATCCGCAGGTTACACTGCTGCGTCTGGCGAAAAACAGCGGCAAAGGTGCGGCAGTGATGGCAGGGCTGAAAGCCTGTGCAGAGCGCGGCTTCACTCATGCAATCCAGGTGGATGCCGACGGCCAGCACGCCATTGAAGATCTCCCCCGCTTTCTGGCGCTGGCGCAACGTCACCCCGAGGCGCTGATTTCCGGTCAGCCCGTTTACGATGACTCCATACCCCGTTCGCGTCTCTACGGTCGCTGGATAACGCACGTCTGGGTCTGGACTGAAACGTTGTCCCTGCAGCTTAAAGACAGCATGTGCGGCTTTCGGGTCTACCCGATTGCGCCGGTGATGCAGCTTGCCGCACGTACCCCGCTCGGCAAGCGCATGGACTTTGATACTGAAGTCATGGTCCGCCTCTACTGGCAGGGCACGCCCAGCTATTTTCTGCCCACCCGCGTCACCTACCCGGCAGACGGCGTATCCCACTTCGATGCGCTAAAAGACAACGTGCGCATCTCGCTGATGCATACCCGTCTGTTCCTGGGGATGTTGCCGCGCATCCCCTCCCTGCTGATGCGCCGTCGGCCGCAGCACTGGGCGCAACAGCAGGAGGTCAAAGGGCTATGGGGCATGCGCCTGATGTTACGCGTCTGGCAGTTGCTTGGGCGCAAGGCCTTCACCCTCCTGCTGTGGCCGGTCACCGCCGTTTACTGGCTCACCGCCCGCCCGGCGCGTCAGGCGTCGCGGCAATGGCTGAGGCGGGTTAAACAGGTCATGGCACAGCGACAGATCCCACCGCCCCCCCGGCTGAACAGCTTTTTTCACTTCCTGCGTTTTGGTCATGCCATGCTGAACAAGGTGGCCAGCTGGCGCGGCGAGATGAAGCTGCATCGCGATCTGGTGTTTGCACCGGGTGCCCGCGAGGCGCTGGGGCTGGACGATCCACAGGGTAAACTGCTGCTGGCCTCGCATCTTGGCGACGTGGAAGCCTGCCGGGCGCTGGCGCAGCGTGAAGGGGGGAAAACCATCAACGCCCTGGTCTTTAGCGATAACGCCCAACGCTTTAAGCAGATCATGGAAGAGATGGCGCCGCAGGCGGGCATTCACCTGATGCCCGTCACTGACATCGGCCCGGAGACCGCTATCCTGATCAAAGAAAAGCTGGATCGCGGCGAATGGGTGGCCATCGTGGGCGATCGTATCGCCGTCACGCCACAGCGCGGCGGCAGCTGGCGCGTGATCTGGAGCGAGTTTATGGGCCAACCCGCGCCATTCCCGCAGGGGCCGTTTATCCTGGCCTCCATTCTGCGCTGTCCGGTGGTGCTGATTTTTGCCCTCAGCCACCAGGGGAGGCTGACCCTGCACTGCGAACCGTTTGCCGACCCGCTGCTGCTGCCACGCGGTGAACGCCAGCAGGCGCTGCAACATACCGTCGATCGCTACGCGCAGCGGCTGGAGCATTACGCCTTACTGTCGCCGCTCGACTGGTTTAATTTTTTCGATTTCTGGCAACTGCCCGAAATCAGCGAGAAGGAGTAA
- a CDS encoding hydroxymyristoyl-ACP dehydratase has translation MKIHEIERHQTHPEHLEITLYLDPDLLWFKGHFAVQPLLPGVAQLDWVMHYAITLMAPGYRFHSIQNVKFAAPLLPDNTVTLILDWHPARQMLSFSYQRHAGSERHTASSGKIRLCQ, from the coding sequence ATGAAGATTCATGAAATCGAACGCCACCAGACTCATCCGGAGCATCTGGAGATCACGCTTTATCTTGATCCTGACCTGCTCTGGTTTAAGGGGCATTTTGCCGTCCAGCCGCTGCTCCCTGGCGTTGCACAACTCGACTGGGTGATGCATTACGCCATCACCCTGATGGCTCCGGGCTACCGTTTTCACAGCATTCAGAATGTGAAGTTTGCGGCCCCGCTGTTGCCGGACAACACGGTGACGCTGATCCTTGACTGGCACCCTGCCCGTCAGATGCTCAGCTTCAGCTACCAGCGTCATGCGGGCAGTGAACGCCATACCGCCAGCAGCGGGAAGATTCGCCTATGTCAGTAA
- a CDS encoding AMP-binding protein yields MDKPLPLSQWLNAPRPDETPVAWLDDRIWTLGDLRHDVTQLVDALRQEEGERWALCFENGYLFIVALLAALHAGKTPVLPGHSRAAQLNEQRAMFSGVLSDTTLEFSGRLRLVTATAPTTPPFSPLPAIDDTQVIELFTSGSTGAPQRVIKPVIGLDREARLLADRFGERLAGCSVVASVVLHHLYGLTFRVVLPMALGLPLHASLLQYAEQLSALPQDKRYLFISSPAFLKRLDTSLVPPPVALLLSAGGELPWRDITPCHDWLNVWPDEIYGSTETGVMAWRHRQDETTLWQPFPGVTFHGDRVTSPLLREAEGIVLDDILHFAADGQFNIVGRRGRVVKIEDKRISLDEIEQRLLALDGICDAAALAVTRRGRQAIGVLLVLSDAARLHRDNGGKNAQESAWRRALRPCLEPVAVPRYWRIVDEIPVNSMNKRVTAQLQELFHEDS; encoded by the coding sequence ATGGATAAACCGCTTCCTCTGAGCCAGTGGCTAAACGCCCCGCGTCCTGATGAGACGCCTGTCGCCTGGCTTGACGATCGTATCTGGACGCTGGGCGATCTGCGCCACGATGTTACGCAGCTGGTCGACGCGCTGCGTCAGGAAGAGGGCGAGCGCTGGGCCCTCTGTTTTGAAAACGGCTATCTTTTTATCGTCGCCCTGCTGGCGGCGCTTCATGCGGGTAAAACCCCCGTGCTCCCCGGTCACAGCCGGGCGGCGCAGCTTAACGAACAGCGTGCCATGTTCAGCGGCGTCCTGAGCGACACCACGCTCGAGTTTTCAGGGCGACTGCGGTTGGTCACCGCCACTGCGCCAACAACCCCCCCCTTTTCCCCCTTGCCTGCCATTGACGATACGCAGGTGATCGAGCTTTTCACCTCTGGCTCCACCGGCGCGCCGCAGCGGGTGATTAAGCCGGTGATCGGCCTGGATCGGGAAGCCCGTCTGCTCGCTGATCGGTTTGGCGAACGGCTGGCAGGCTGTAGCGTCGTGGCCTCCGTGGTGTTGCATCATCTGTATGGCCTGACGTTTCGTGTTGTATTACCCATGGCGCTTGGCCTGCCGCTGCACGCCTCCCTGCTGCAGTACGCGGAACAGCTGTCAGCGCTGCCGCAGGACAAACGGTACCTCTTTATCAGCAGCCCGGCATTCCTCAAGCGGCTCGACACCTCGCTGGTGCCGCCTCCGGTTGCCCTGCTGCTCTCGGCCGGGGGCGAACTGCCCTGGCGCGATATCACGCCTTGTCATGACTGGCTGAACGTCTGGCCTGATGAAATTTACGGCAGTACCGAAACGGGCGTTATGGCCTGGCGTCACCGTCAGGATGAGACAACGCTCTGGCAGCCGTTTCCTGGCGTGACGTTCCACGGCGATCGGGTGACGTCGCCACTGCTCCGCGAGGCTGAAGGAATCGTGCTGGATGATATCCTGCATTTCGCGGCTGACGGGCAGTTCAACATCGTTGGACGCCGTGGCCGGGTAGTCAAAATTGAAGATAAACGCATTTCGCTTGATGAGATTGAGCAGCGGTTACTGGCGCTGGATGGCATCTGCGACGCCGCCGCGCTGGCGGTCACGCGCCGTGGTCGTCAGGCCATTGGCGTGCTGCTGGTACTCAGTGACGCGGCGCGTTTGCACAGAGACAACGGGGGTAAAAATGCCCAGGAATCCGCATGGCGTCGCGCCCTTCGCCCCTGTCTTGAACCGGTTGCCGTGCCCCGCTACTGGCGGATCGTCGATGAAATCCCGGTCAACAGCATGAACAAGCGCGTGACTGCACAGCTACAGGAGTTATTTCATGAAGATTCATGA
- a CDS encoding acyl carrier protein translates to MTEQETIYQEVSALLIKLFELDPELITPQARLYEDLDLDSIDAVDMVVNLQKKTGHKIKPETFKAVRTVQDIVDVVEQLQRDA, encoded by the coding sequence ATGACAGAACAAGAAACCATTTATCAGGAAGTCTCTGCGCTTCTTATTAAACTTTTTGAACTCGACCCTGAGCTCATTACGCCGCAGGCCCGGCTTTACGAAGATCTGGATCTCGACAGCATTGATGCCGTGGATATGGTGGTTAACCTGCAGAAGAAGACGGGGCATAAAATTAAGCCTGAAACCTTCAAAGCGGTGCGTACCGTTCAGGACATCGTCGACGTTGTGGAACAACTCCAGCGCGACGCCTGA
- a CDS encoding phosphopantetheine-binding protein, producing MQALYLEIKNLIISTLNLEELTPEDIDTDAPLFGDGLGLDSIDALELGLAVKNQYGVVLSAESDEMRQHFYSVATLAAFIHQQRA from the coding sequence ATGCAAGCGCTCTATCTTGAAATTAAGAATCTCATTATCTCTACGCTGAATCTGGAAGAACTTACCCCAGAGGATATCGACACCGACGCTCCGCTGTTTGGTGACGGACTGGGTCTGGACTCTATTGATGCCCTGGAGCTGGGGCTGGCTGTGAAAAATCAGTACGGCGTAGTGCTTTCTGCCGAGAGCGACGAGATGCGTCAGCACTTCTATTCCGTTGCCACGCTCGCCGCTTTTATTCATCAACAACGCGCCTGA
- a CDS encoding 1-acyl-sn-glycerol-3-phosphate acyltransferase has protein sequence MSQILSRLDRFWRMLMTGFCFALFGLGGLLLSLVWFNLLLIFQRDRTARRRLARRSISASFRLFLAVVRGTGVLDYRFNNLDVLRAERGCLVIANHPSLLDYVILASVMNETDCLVKSALLRNPFVSGVIRAADYLINSEAETLLRASQQRLAQGDTLLIFPEGTRTRVGEAITLQRGAANIAVRCNSSLRVVVIHCSERMLDKQSRWYNVPPNKPIFTVDVRERINIHDFYDASQHEPALAARQLNRHMQQQLTSGLQSLSGMKDASALS, from the coding sequence ATGAGCCAGATCCTCTCCCGCCTCGATCGGTTTTGGCGCATGCTGATGACCGGGTTCTGCTTCGCCCTGTTTGGCCTCGGCGGGCTGCTGCTGTCGCTGGTCTGGTTTAACCTGCTGCTGATTTTTCAGCGCGATCGCACGGCACGCCGTCGACTGGCGCGACGCAGCATTTCCGCCAGTTTTCGGCTGTTCCTGGCGGTCGTTCGCGGAACCGGCGTGCTGGATTACCGCTTTAACAATCTGGACGTGCTGCGCGCCGAGCGCGGCTGCCTGGTGATAGCCAACCATCCTTCGCTGCTGGACTATGTGATCCTCGCCTCGGTGATGAACGAAACCGACTGTCTGGTGAAAAGTGCGCTGCTGCGTAACCCCTTTGTCAGCGGCGTGATCCGTGCAGCCGATTACCTGATCAACAGCGAAGCAGAAACACTGCTTCGTGCCAGCCAGCAGCGTCTGGCGCAGGGCGACACCCTGCTTATCTTTCCGGAAGGCACCCGCACCCGCGTGGGCGAAGCCATTACTCTGCAGCGGGGGGCGGCGAATATTGCCGTGCGGTGCAACAGCTCTCTGCGTGTGGTGGTGATCCACTGTAGCGAACGCATGCTGGATAAACAGAGTCGCTGGTACAATGTGCCGCCTAATAAACCCATTTTTACCGTGGATGTTCGCGAACGCATCAACATTCATGATTTTTACGATGCGAGCCAGCACGAACCTGCGCTGGCGGCAAGGCAGTTAAACCGGCATATGCAGCAGCAATTAACATCCGGTCTTCAATCTTTGTCAGGAATGAAAGATGCAAGCGCTCTATCTTGA
- a CDS encoding beta-ketoacyl synthase chain length factor gives MKFTLTIIDWQARAPGLSDAGAWQAWSRQSDAIDPAAPLAKLTELPMMTARRLNSGSKLAVDIGLAMLRKHRIDAVVYSSRHGELERNYRILQALATEQPVSPTDFAMSVHNAAVGNLTITAGQPIVSSSVSAGMDTFQQSLCEVLSLLHAGYSRVLLVDFDGVLPAFYHAGLPPQMPVWPYALALVIEAGDALCCETHRESTGEEPALPQSLQFLRHYLSDARQFALAGERLQWQWTRQ, from the coding sequence ATGAAATTTACCCTCACCATTATCGACTGGCAGGCCAGAGCGCCAGGACTCAGCGATGCCGGCGCATGGCAGGCATGGTCGCGCCAGTCTGACGCCATCGATCCCGCCGCACCGCTTGCGAAACTGACCGAACTGCCGATGATGACCGCCCGCCGCCTCAATTCGGGCAGTAAGCTGGCGGTGGATATTGGCCTTGCGATGCTGCGCAAACATCGTATCGATGCCGTGGTCTACAGCAGCCGCCATGGTGAGCTGGAACGCAACTACCGTATTCTGCAAGCGCTGGCGACGGAGCAACCCGTCTCCCCCACCGATTTTGCAATGTCTGTGCATAACGCCGCGGTCGGCAATCTTACGATCACCGCAGGTCAGCCGATTGTCTCATCCTCGGTCTCCGCCGGGATGGACACCTTCCAGCAAAGTTTGTGCGAAGTGTTGAGTCTGCTTCACGCGGGCTATTCCCGCGTTTTGCTGGTGGATTTTGACGGCGTCCTGCCCGCGTTTTATCACGCCGGGCTCCCGCCGCAGATGCCCGTCTGGCCTTACGCCCTTGCGCTGGTGATTGAAGCCGGCGACGCGCTCTGCTGTGAAACCCATCGCGAAAGCACAGGGGAAGAGCCCGCACTGCCGCAAAGCCTCCAGTTCCTGCGACATTACCTGAGCGACGCGCGGCAATTTGCCCTGGCGGGCGAGCGTTTGCAGTGGCAGTGGACGCGCCAATGA
- a CDS encoding AI-2E family transporter: protein MTPNPPDKAGLHILLKLASLVVILAGIHAAADIIVQLLLALFFAIVLNPLVTWFLRRGISRPVAITIVVIVMLIALTALFGVLAASLSEFSTMLPQYNKELTRKIVALQEMMPFLNLHISPERMLRRMDSEKIMTYATTLMTGLSGAMASILLLVMTVVFMLFEVRHVPYKLRFALNNPQIHIAGLHRALKGVSKYLALKTLLSVWTGVIVWLGLMLMGVQFALMWGVLAFLLNYVPNIGAVLSAVPPMIQAFLFNGFYECMLVGALFLVVHMVLGNILEPRMMGHRLGMSTLVVFLSLLIWGWLLGPVGMLLSVPLTSVCKIWMETTKGGSKLAILLGPGRPKSRLPG, encoded by the coding sequence ATGACCCCTAACCCGCCCGACAAAGCAGGACTCCACATCCTGTTAAAACTCGCCTCTCTGGTGGTGATCCTCGCCGGTATCCATGCTGCCGCCGATATTATTGTCCAGCTTCTGCTGGCGCTCTTTTTTGCCATTGTGCTTAACCCGCTGGTGACCTGGTTTTTGCGCCGGGGTATCAGCCGCCCGGTGGCCATAACCATTGTGGTTATCGTGATGCTGATTGCCCTCACCGCCCTTTTCGGCGTGCTGGCCGCCTCGCTGAGCGAGTTCTCCACGATGCTGCCGCAATACAACAAAGAGCTGACGCGCAAGATCGTGGCGCTTCAGGAGATGATGCCGTTTCTGAACCTGCATATTTCGCCGGAACGGATGTTGCGCCGGATGGATTCCGAAAAAATCATGACCTACGCCACCACGCTGATGACCGGCCTGTCCGGCGCCATGGCCAGCATTTTGCTGCTGGTCATGACGGTGGTGTTTATGCTGTTCGAAGTGCGCCACGTGCCCTATAAGCTGCGCTTTGCGCTGAATAATCCGCAAATTCACATCGCCGGTTTACACCGCGCGTTAAAGGGCGTCTCCAAATATCTGGCATTAAAAACCCTGTTGAGCGTCTGGACCGGCGTGATTGTCTGGCTGGGGCTGATGCTGATGGGCGTGCAGTTCGCGCTGATGTGGGGAGTGCTGGCGTTTTTGCTGAACTACGTGCCCAACATTGGCGCGGTCCTCTCCGCCGTGCCGCCCATGATTCAGGCGTTTCTGTTTAATGGCTTCTATGAGTGCATGCTGGTGGGGGCGCTGTTCCTCGTGGTGCATATGGTGCTGGGGAATATTCTTGAGCCACGGATGATGGGCCACCGGCTGGGGATGTCGACACTGGTGGTGTTCTTATCCTTACTGATTTGGGGATGGCTGCTGGGCCCGGTTGGGATGCTGCTGTCGGTACCGCTCACCAGCGTCTGTAAAATCTGGATGGAGACCACCAAAGGCGGCAGCAAACTGGCGATACTGCTGGGGCCGGGACGACCCAAGAGTCGGCTTCCCGGTTAA